From the genome of Chania multitudinisentens RB-25, one region includes:
- the yhcN gene encoding peroxide/acid stress response protein YhcN, with protein MKIKTTVATMSFLSMLSFGSFAAQLVDTPQAESLQSAGTITVSGVAGAPSDISQALSDKADQQGAKAYRVIEVRNDNSFHATAEIYK; from the coding sequence TGAAAATTAAAACTACCGTAGCAACAATGAGTTTCCTGTCTATGCTTTCTTTTGGCTCATTTGCAGCACAACTGGTTGATACGCCACAGGCAGAAAGCCTGCAATCTGCCGGCACGATTACCGTGAGCGGTGTGGCTGGCGCACCTTCCGATATCAGCCAAGCACTGTCTGATAAAGCTGACCAGCAAGGGGCGAAAGCGTATCGCGTGATCGAAGTTCGTAACGACAACAGCTTCCACGCCACGGCGGAAATTTATAAATAA